CGTGAACCCATCTCGATCATCGGCCGACCGTGGGCGGCACTGGCCATCCGGGCCGCGGCCGAGGCGATCGCCGTGTCGTGGTTGAGGATTGAGAGCACGAGCGTTTCCAGCACCACACACTCGGCGAAGCTGCCATGCACCGACAGCACCGGGGAACCGGGGAAGTAGAGCTCGCCCTCGGCGTAGCCGTCGACGTCGCCGCTGAACCGGTAGCTCGACAGGAAATCCAGTGTTTCGGTATCCAGGAACTCCGCGAGCGTGGCGAGCTCGTCGGCTGCGAACGTGAACTCCGCCAACGCTTCCACAAACCGCCCGGTGCCCGCGACGACGCCATAGCGACGTCCCTCGGGTAGCCGGCGGGCAAAGACCTCGAACGTGGTGCGGCGGTGCGCCGTGCCATCGCGCAGAGCGGCGGCGAGCATCGTCAGCTCGTACTTGTCGGTGAGCAACGCGACGGTCACACCAGCAACCGTAGCTGTTCGCGGCTGTTTCAATAGCGCGGCACCCCTGCCGGTATTGTGGGCCCATGGTTACACCGGCGAAGGCCCGACCGGGGACCCGCGAAGAGCGCAGTGTCGAGGGAGTCGAGGCTACCGAAAGCCCGTGGGTGACCATCGTCTGGGACGATCCGGTCAACCTGATGACCTATGTCACCTACGTGTTCCAGAAACTGTTCGGATACAGCGAGCCGCACGCCACCAAACTCATGCTGCAGGTGCACAACGAAGGCAAGGCCGTGGTGTCGGCGGGCAGCCGTGAGTCGATGGAGACCGACGTTTCCAAACTGCATGCCGCGGGGCTGTGGGCGACCATGCAACAGGACCGCTGATCGACTGTGCGCAAATGGAAAAGGGTAGAGACCGGGAACGGTCTGCGGTTGCGCTCGGCGCTGGAAGCCCACGAAGCCGCGTTGTTGACGAGCCTGGGCACTTCGATGCTCGGCATGCTGGACGAGCGTGGATCATCCGGGCCCACAGACGAACTCGAGATGATCACCGGAATGAAGACCGGCAATCCGCAGCCGCCGGAGGACGCCACCATGAAGCGTCTGCTCCCGGATTTCTATCGGCCGCAGACCGAGCATCCCGCCGGCTCCGGTACCGCCGAGAGTCTCAACAGCGCGCTGCGCGGGCTGCATGAACCGGCGATCATCGAGGCCAAACGTGAAGCGGCCCAACGTTTGTTGGACACGATTCCGGACGGCGGCGGCAAGTTCGAGCTGACCGAAGACGACGCCGAGGCGTGGGCGGCCGCCGTCAACGACATCCGACTGGCGTTGGGCACCATGCTCGAGATCGGGCCGCACGGTCCCGAGCAGCTGCCCGCCGAGCACCCGATGGCCGGGCACGTCGACGTCTACCAGTGGCTGACCGTGCTGCAGGAGTACCTCGTCCTCGGCCTGATGGGGAAGTAGCGATGAGCTTGACGGGATCGATCACCGACGTCGGCGGGATTCTCGTCGGCCACCATCACCGGATCGACCCCGACGTGAC
Above is a window of Mycolicibacterium boenickei DNA encoding:
- the clpS gene encoding ATP-dependent Clp protease adapter ClpS; the protein is MVTPAKARPGTREERSVEGVEATESPWVTIVWDDPVNLMTYVTYVFQKLFGYSEPHATKLMLQVHNEGKAVVSAGSRESMETDVSKLHAAGLWATMQQDR
- the aosR gene encoding oxidative stress transcriptional regulator AosR, with the protein product MRKWKRVETGNGLRLRSALEAHEAALLTSLGTSMLGMLDERGSSGPTDELEMITGMKTGNPQPPEDATMKRLLPDFYRPQTEHPAGSGTAESLNSALRGLHEPAIIEAKREAAQRLLDTIPDGGGKFELTEDDAEAWAAAVNDIRLALGTMLEIGPHGPEQLPAEHPMAGHVDVYQWLTVLQEYLVLGLMGK